A single window of Gambusia affinis linkage group LG18, SWU_Gaff_1.0, whole genome shotgun sequence DNA harbors:
- the si:ch211-119e14.1 gene encoding acidic leucine-rich nuclear phosphoprotein 32 family member B: MSGTVVALSLVLLVLVVLLVFFYKKLNKEANNQYTVQNIIYKEGGVRDQMRATALAVETRLGVQVWPRGRNEEDEMVEIEDEEGAVESGDNQSDGSSTDGEDEQEEDSVDHSGATKENEEDNSDAESSEAGEEDGLIDNKPEENEEVRDNSEEKQEKEVKEQGKAEASGGTGLLIDLKQFSGSAIWSEQKGDESQGGDVTAL, encoded by the coding sequence ATGTCCGGCACTGTAGTGGCTCTTTCCCTCGTCCTGTTGGTCCTAGTTGTACTGCTGGTTTTCTTCTACAAGAAGTTGAACAAGGAGGCAAATAACCAATACACAGTCCAGAACATAATATACAAGGAAGGTGGGGTCAGGGACCAGATGAGGGCCACAGCACTTGCTGTGGAAACACGTCTTGGAGTCCAGGTGTGGCCTCGCGGACGTAATGAAGAGGACGAGATGGTGGAAATTGAGGACGAGGAGGGAGCAGTGGAGTCTGGAGACAACCAGAGTGACGGGAGTAGCACGGATGGAGAGGATGAACAAGAGGAGGATAGTGTGGACCACAGTGGTGCCACAAAGGAGAACGAAGAAGATAACTCAGATGCAGAGAGTTCAGAAGCAGGGGAGGAAGATGGGCTGATAGACAATAAACCAGAAGAGAATGAGGAGGTCAGGGATAACAGTGAGGAAAAGCAGGAGAAAGAGGTAAAAGAACAAGGTAAAGCAGAAGCAAGTGGTGGAACTGGATTGTTGATAGACCTAAAGCAGTTCTCTGGAAGTGCTATCTGGTCGGAGCAGAAAGGAGATGAGAGTCAGGGCGGTGATGTGACTGCACTGTGA
- the coro1b gene encoding coronin-1B, with protein MSFRRGVVRQSKFRHVFAQAWKAEHCLDDVRVSRVTWDGPLCAVNPKFIAVIIEAAGGGTFLVTPIGKSGRIDQSCPTVCGHTAPVLDIQWCPHDDNIIASASEDCTVKVWQIPDGGLTSPMMDPIMTLEGHSKRVGILAWHPCAFNILLTAGCDNVVFVWNVGTGELVYQLADAHPDLIYSVSWNKDGSAVCTVCKDKALRIIDPRRGAVLKVREKVHDGTRPMRAVFLADGKILTTGFSRMSERQLALWDAKDLSEPMAVQEMDTSNGVLLPFYDPDTNMVYLCGKGDCTIRYFEVTDESPYVHFLSLYSSKEPQRGAGFLCKRGVDVNKCEIARFYKLHERKVEPISMTVPRKSDLFQGDLYPDTAGLEPALLADEWIAGQDAAPLLVSLSGGYAAPPYKHRDTLRSKPKLSSQDSGAGGAATAATVAAAPTPTPTSAAKEVEEETPQPRVTARETDGNGERPRREDEMLSELLAEMKALRAVVLAQNQRIELLERQLARIEDGDV; from the exons ATGTCTTTCCGTAGAGGAGTGGTCCGGCAGAGTAAATTTCGCCACGTCTTCGCTCAGGCCTGGAAGGCCGAGCACTGCCTCGACGACGTCAGAGTCTCCCGGGTGACATGGGACGGCCCCCTCTGCGCGGTCAACCCCAAGTTCATCGCGGTCATCATCGAGGCGGCGGGAGGAGGCACCTTCCTCGTCACTCCGATCGGCAAG AGCGGCAGAATCGACCAGTCCTGCCCCACAGTCTGCGGACACACGGCGCCTGTGTTGGACATCCAGTGGTGTCCACATGACGACAACATCATCGCTAGTGCCTCAGAGGACTGCACAGTGAAG GTGTGGCAGATCCCCGACGGCGGGCTGACCAGTCCGATGATGGACCCCATTATGACCCTGGAGGGCCACAGTAAAAGAGTGGGAATCCTGGCTTGGCACCCTTGTGCCTTCAACATCCTGTTGACTGCAG GCTGCGATAACGTGGTTTTCGTGTGGAACGTGGGCACGGGCGAACTCGTGTACCAGCTGGCCGACGCCCACCCGGACCTCATCTACAGCGTCAGCTGGAATAAGGATGGCAGCGCCGTGTGCACTGTGTGCAAGGACAAAGCCCTGCGCATCATCGACCCACGTCGGGGCGCCGTCCTGAAG GTCAGAGAAAAAGTCCATGATGGTACAAGGCCCATGAGAGCCGTCTTCCTCGCCGATGGGAAAATTTTGACCACAGGCTTCAGCCGTATGAGTGAGAGGCAGCTCGCTTTGTGGGACGCA aaagatCTCTCTGAGCCGATGGCTGTACAAGAAATGGATACGAGTAACGGAGTTCTTCTTCCCTTTTATGACCCTGACACAAACATGGTCTACCTCTGTGGAAAG GGGGACTGCACCATCCGGTATTTTGAAGTGACAGACGAGTCTCCCTACGTTCACTTCCTGAGTTTATACAGCAGTAAGGAGCCCCAGAGAGGCGCGGGGTTTCTTTGTAAAAGAGGCGTGGATGTCAACAAGTGTGAAATTGCCAG GTTCTACAAGCTACATGAAAGGAAAGTGGAACCCATTTCTATGACTGTACCACGTAAA TCAGATCTCTTCCAGGGAGACCTTTATCCAGACACTGCAGGCTTGGAGCCGGCTCTGCTGGCAGATGAATGGATCGCCGGACAGGACGCAGCGCCTCTGCTCGTCTCTCTGAGCGGAGGGTACGCGGCTCCTCCctacaaacacagagacaccCTCAGAAGCAAGCCCAAGCTAAGCTCTCAGGACTCCGGGGCCGGGGGCGCCGCCACAGCAGCAACCGTAGCAGCTGCTCCCACACCTACGCCTACCTCTGCCGCCAAGGAAGTGGAAGAAGAAACGCCGCAGCCACGAGTGACCGCAAGGGAGACGGATGGAAATGGCGAGAGGCCGAGGAGAGAG GATGAAATGTTGAGTGAATTGCTAGCAGAGATGAAGGCCTTACGGGCAGTCGTGCTCGCTCAGAACCAGAGAATCGAGCTGCTGGAGAGGCAGCTCGCCCGAATCGAAGACGGCGACGTGTGA